One Nicotiana sylvestris chromosome 12, ASM39365v2, whole genome shotgun sequence genomic window carries:
- the LOC138882816 gene encoding uncharacterized protein yields the protein MTKSPFTESGERATELLGLIHIDVCGHMKIQARGGYSYFITFTEDMSSYGFVYLMKHKSESFEMFKRFRSEVEKQTGKSIKILRKLPSSTVEVQELNEVQEQVNEPVPDQIEQQPNPAQGEQDNISNEVDHNDDDPKTYEESIQSSDYEKWPKAMESEIESIKENKVVKTILKYLRRTKDQFLIYGDFELKHEGYTDASFSSDRDDRKSTSGYIFTLNGGAVSWKSSKQATVTDSVTEVEYIAASEAAKEAVWMKKFLTELGVVPSIEGAVPLLCDNTGAIAQVKEPRSHQKSKHVLRRYQLIREIIERGDVDFKKLMEKKMLQTHSLKLLAQRSLTSKSENWE from the exons atgaccaaatctccatttactgaaagtggagaaagagctactgaattattgggactaattcatatAGATGTTTGTGggcacatgaaaattcaagctagaggtggatattcttacttcatcactTTCACTGAAGATATGTCAAGCtatggatttgtgtatcttatgaaacacaagtctgaatcttttgaaatgttcaaaaggttccgtagtgaagttgagaagcaAACTGGTAAAAGTATCAAAATACTAAG GAAGTTGCCATCTTCaacggttgaagttcaagaactaaatgaagttcaagaacaggttaatgaaccagttccagaccaaattgaacaacaaccaaatccagcACAAGGTGAACAG GATAATAtatcaaatgaggttgatcataatgatgatgaccctaagacctatgaagagTCTATACAAAGTTCTGATTATGAGAAGTGGCCAAAGGCCATGGAATCTGAAATAGAATCTATaaaggaaaataaa gtggtgaagaccattcttaagtacttaagaaggactaaagaccaattcctcatctatGGAGATTTTGAGTTGAAACATGAAGGTTACactgatgcaagtttctcttcagatagagatgatagaaAATCTACTTCTGGTTATAtattcaccttaaatggtggtgcggtgagttggaaaagttccaaacaagctacagtaACTGATTCAGTAACTGAAGTAGAATACATAGCAGCTAGTGAAGCTGCTAAGGAAgctgtatggatgaaaaagttcttaactgaacttggtgtggttccttcaatagaaggtgcagttccactgttgtgtgacaatactggagccattgctcaagtaaaagaaccaagatcacaccaaaaatccaaacacgtTCTGCGAAGGTATCAATTGATAAGAGAGATCATTGAACGTGGAGACGTCGATTTTAAAAAGTTGATGGAAAAGAAAATGCTGCagacccattcactaaagctcttggcgcaaaggagtttgacaagcaAAAGTGAaaattgggaatga
- the LOC104249744 gene encoding endoplasmic reticulum oxidoreductin-1-like translates to MAKPEIDKKKNTYRIQYAWFIGALIVVLFAVFVSTTKFRTFHPFSSTGKRCNCSQGAGKYSGVVEDCCCDYETVNHLNNEVLHPLLQEIVKTPFFRYFKVKLWCDCPFWPDDGMCRLRDCSVCECPDTEFPEPFKAQSHRLSSSNLVCLEENPEAAVDRTIDSKAFKGWVEVDNPWTNDDETDNAEMTYVNLQLNPERYTGYSGPSARRIWDAIYIENCPKYPSGEICPEKKILYKLISGLHSSISIHIAADYLLDEASNTRGQNLTLMYDRVLQFPDRVNNLYFTFLFVLRAVTKAADYLDQASYDTGNLEDDLKTQSWMKQLVYNPKLQAACPLPFDEVGLWKGQSEPDLLQQIQTQFRNISASMDCIGCEKCRLWGKLQVLGLGTALKILFSVNGPEPLGETLHLQRNEVIALINLLNRLSESVMLVHDMGPSLENVMRTQISTPSDQPSMTGEHTNVQLS, encoded by the exons ATGGCGAAGCCCGaaattgataagaagaagaataCTTATAGAATTCAATACGCATGGTTTATTGGTGCTTTAATTGTTGTACTCTTCGCTGTTTTCGTCAGTACCACCAAATTCCGTACATTCCATCCCTTCAGTAGCACTGGCAAAAGATGCAACTGTTCtcag GGGGCAGGCAAGTATAGTGGGGTTGTGGAAGACTGTTGTTGTGACTACGAGACTGTGAATCATCTTAACAATGAAGTATTACATCCATTGCTCCAAGAAATTGTTAAAACACCATTTTTCAGATATTTCAAG GTTAAGTTGTGGTGTGATTGTCCATTCTGGCCAGATGATGGAATGTGCCGTTTACGAGACTGCAGTGTATGTGAATGCCCAGACACCGAATTTCCTGAGCCATTTAAGGCGCAAAGTCATCGACTTTCTTCAAGTAATCTAGTCTGTCTAGAAGAAAACCCTGAGGCAGCTGTTGATCGTACAATAGACTCCAAAGCATTCAAAGGCTGGGTGGAAGTGGACAACCCATGGACGAATGATGATGAGACAGATAATG CTGAAATGACATATGTTAATCTCCAGTTGAACCCTGAACGCTACACTGGGTACAGTGGTCCATCTGCTAGAAGAATATGGGATGCTATCTATATAGAAAACTGCCCTAAAT ATCCATCTGGAGAGATTTGCCCAGAGAAAAAGATATTGTATAAATTAATATCTGGCCTCCACTCTTCAATTTCTATTCACATAGCTGCTGATTACTTGCTTGACGAAGCATCAAACACG CGGGGACAGAATCTTACATTGATGTATGACCGCGTCTTACAATTCCCAGACCGCGTCAACAACCTATACTTCACTTTCCTGTTTGTGCTCCGTGCTGTTACCAAA GCAGCAGACTACTTGGACCAGGCTTCATATGATACTGGAAATCTGGAGGACGACCTAAAAACACAATCTTGGATGAAGCAATTGGTTTACAATCCCAAACTGCAAGCTGCATGTCCTTTACCTTTTGATGAAGTGGGGTTATGGAAAGGTCAAAGCGAGCCTGATCTGTTGCAGCAAATTCAGACGCAGTTCAGAAACATCAG TGCATCGATGGACTGCATTGGATGTGAAAAATGTCGTCTTTGGGGAAAGCTTCAGGTTCTTGGTCTTGGTACTGCATTAAAGATCCTATTCTCCGTCAATGGTCCAGAACCTTTAGGTGAAACT CTGCATTTGCAACGGAATGAGGTTATAGCATTGATTAACTTACTGAATCGGCTTTCAGAATCTGTTATGCTTGTACATGATATGGGGCCTTCGCTCGAAAATGTTATGAGAACACAAATTTCTACACCTAGTGATCAACCGTCGATGACAGGGGAACATACTAATGTACAGTTATCATAG